In Mesotoga infera, a single window of DNA contains:
- a CDS encoding carbohydrate kinase family protein, with protein sequence ADDEVEVHSLKEISGGTGANTAVAAARLGAETVFFGTVGSDYYGQFLVDSLIADNVKPIVRKSDKFHTAICIAVYDSSGDRRLMTYLGPNLDFEMTEETRSSLKDSSIIHISGGNPYHWSLVREELSEGAKLSFDPGSMVCRTWPDETLAFSLAADYVFLNKNEWSLLGKESLLETDGTVFLKLGKEGGRVYEERKIRIEWEAVPVKQIDSTAAGDVFDGAILYGVDKGLTLEESIQIGRYASSITVSRIGAQSSMPTMMEVRRFIHDRGET encoded by the coding sequence CCGCGGACGATGAGGTCGAAGTCCATTCCCTAAAGGAAATCTCGGGGGGGACTGGTGCAAATACTGCCGTGGCAGCGGCTAGACTTGGTGCCGAAACTGTCTTCTTTGGGACAGTTGGCAGTGACTATTATGGTCAGTTTCTTGTTGACAGCCTAATAGCCGACAATGTCAAACCCATAGTGAGAAAATCAGACAAGTTTCACACTGCCATATGCATTGCAGTGTATGATTCGTCTGGCGATAGGAGGCTGATGACATATCTCGGTCCTAATCTCGATTTCGAAATGACTGAAGAGACAAGAAGTTCGCTGAAAGACAGCAGTATTATCCACATAAGTGGTGGAAATCCGTATCATTGGAGTCTCGTAAGGGAAGAATTATCTGAGGGAGCAAAACTATCTTTTGATCCAGGCAGCATGGTCTGCAGGACATGGCCGGATGAAACTTTGGCATTCTCTCTAGCTGCAGATTATGTTTTTCTGAACAAGAATGAATGGAGTTTGCTTGGGAAAGAGTCACTACTTGAAACCGACGGAACAGTATTCTTGAAGTTAGGTAAGGAAGGTGGAAGAGTATACGAAGAAAGAAAAATTAGGATTGAATGGGAGGCAGTACCAGTTAAGCAGATAGATTCAACTGCTGCTGGAGATGTTTTCGATGGGGCGATTCTTTACGGAGTCGATAAGGGTCTGACTCTTGAAGAATCGATCCAGATCGGAAGGTATGCTTCTTCCATTACAGTATCAAGAATTGGAGCTCAATCATCGATGCCAACGATGATGGAAGTAAGAAGATTCATTCATGATCGGGGGGAGACATGA